The genomic region GCTGGATTTCTGTGCCGAGCACGACATCAGTTGCGATATCGAAATGCTCGACATCCGCCACATCAACGAGGCGTACAGTCGGATGATCGCCGGTGACGTGAAATACCGTTTCGTGATCGACATGGCGACGCTGAAGGTCTGACAATACAGGGTTTGACAAGCCCGCTTGTGTGGCGAGCGGGCTTGTCATCGCCTCAGAAACTCACCTGTGCCGTACTCAACACCTGCACAAACGCGCCGTTCAACGTCGCATTGTGATGCTCGACAATCGCCTGGGCCGACAACCCGGGCGTCTCCATGCAGGTGTGGGCATCCCCCACCAGCACGACCTCGAAGCCCAGGTCCCGAGCCAGCCGGCAGGTGCTGTCAACGCAATACTGGCTCTTCATCCCGACAATAATCAGCCGTTTCACCCCGGCATCGTCCAATTGCTCGGCCAAACCGGTTTCAAAGAAACAACTGGGGCGGGTCTTGTCGAGCAGGTGATCCACCGCCGGGTCCAGCCCCAGTTCCGGCAACACCTGCCACGCCGCACTCCCTGCCGCGATCGGCGAACCCTGTGGTCCGGTGTGTCGCAGGGCAAAGATCGGCGCCCATGCCTCGCGCGCCTGCCCGATCAGCGCGGTGATGCGCGCGAGCACCTGATCCCCTTGCCAGGGTTGCTGCGGGCCATGGAACAGGCCAACCTGCATATCGATGATCAACAGCGCCGAACGCTGGGGGCTATGAACCTGCATGGTATTATTCCTTCCTGGTGATACCAGCAAAGGCCCGGAAACCAAAAGGCCCCGTCCATTGCTGGCGGGGCCTTGGTTCACTGCGTATCAACCACTCACACAGTCACCTCGCCCCCCTTGCGGGTGGTGGTGGTCGTGGTGGTCAGGTGCAGCGAGATTCTGTTCATGACGTCGATAATGCCAAGCTCCGACAGGAAATGGCAACCACCCTGTCAGCTCATTTCAGAAGCGCAAACGCCAGCGTCCGTTGCGGCGCAGGTCAACCACCGACAGCGGCTCGATATCGATGGCGTTGAACGAGCTCGGGCCGGCCTGCAGCGCATGGAGAATCGCCGCGCGGATCACGAAGGGATGGGTCACGACGAAAAAATGCCCGTCCTCCTGAAAGCCGTCGAGCCAGGCACCGACCCTGGCGCAGAGTTCGATCACCGACTCTCCCGCCGGCGGGGCAATCTGCGGCTGGTTGATCCAGGCCTCGAGCCCCTGCGGATCACTCTCCTGCAAATCGCTCAGGGCCAGGCCCTGCCATTCGCCAAAATCGTAATCCCCCAGTTCCGGAACGATCTCGATCTCGCTGCCCAGTGCTTCGGCAGTCTGCCAGGCACGGGTTTCCGGCGCACTGAGGATCCGCACCGGCTTTTTCAGCCGGCTGGCCAGTTCGGCGGCCTTGGCCAGCCCCTTGGGTTCAACCGGCTCGTCCAGCGCAAAACGCCCCAGACGCTGAGCCTCGGTGCGGGCATGGCAAACAATGCTGAGCCGGATCGACATGTGGAAATTTCTCCCGTTCTGCTCCATGCAGGAATACGCCGCACGAGCACTGCTTTCAATAGTAAGGATAGAAGCCGCTGAACACCCGACACGCTTACACCACCGTCAGCGCATTCTAGATGCCCAATGCCAGCCACTGCCATGCAGGCTTATTTATCAGACATGACGCACAACCCCGGGAGATTTTTCAGCGGATCGGGCACACAATATCGGACATCTGCAATACAAAAAAAGGAGCCGGTCATCCCAGCTCCCTTTTGTGTATTGCAGGTGCCAAACGTTTCCATAGCAGTTATCGTGGGCTCCATGCCACTGCGCGGCATCCTCACCTGTTCACACCCTCAAGGTACTGACCGATGTCATCTTCCCGCCTGAAAAAAATCCTCGGCACCGTTGTCCTGCTCGGCGGTTTCGCCGCGACCGACTCGGCGTTCGCCCACGCCCACCTCAAGAGCGAAACCCCGGCAGCGGACAGCACCGTCAGCGCGCCGAGCGAATTGCGCCTGGTTTTCAGCGAAGGCGTCGAAGCCGCGCTGACCAAGGTCGAACTGAGCAGCGGCGGCGCCAAGGTCGAGGTGAAAAGCATTGCCACCGATCCGGCCGACAAGAAGGTCCTGGTCGTGACCCCGGCCACCGCGCTGCAAGCCGGCGACTACCAGGTCAATTGGCATGCAGTCTCGGTCGACACCCACAAGAGCGAAGGCAACTACGGCTTCAAGGTGAGCCACTGAGTTGATGCTCGATGCCATGGTCCTGTGTCGTTTCCTGCATTTCACCATGGTCCTGTCGTTGTTCGGGGCCTGCCTGTTACGGCCCCTGCTGATCGGCCCGGCGCCCTCGGCGGTGCTCGACTCGCAGTTGCTGACGATGCGCCGCTGGATGGCTGCACTGGCCCTTTTCAGTGCAGTGGCCTGGTTGCTGCTGACCATCGTCGGCATGACCGATGACTGGGCAGACGCCATCCGCCTGCCTACCCTGCAATTGGTGCTGGGCCATACCTTTTTCGGCAAGGTCTGGACCTGGCATCTGGGTCTGAGCCTGCTGCTGTGGATCGTCCTCAGCACCCATGCACCGCCCAGAGTCAGCCTGTTGCTGGCGCTCCTGCAAGTGGCGACCCTGGCGCCCGTTGGTCATGGGGCGATGCTCGATGGGGTTGGCGGGCAGTTGCTGATGTTCAACCAACTGTTGCACCTGAGTGGTGTCGGCGCCTGGGTCGGCGGTTTGATGTTGCTGATCCTGGTGCTGAGTCGCCCGGCCGGGCATGAAGTCGAACGGATCCTGCGCCACTTCAGCACTCTCGGCTACCTGATGGTCGCGGTGATCATCGTCACCGGGCTGATCAACGTCCGCGTACTCACTGGCGCGCTCTGGCCGACGCCGCTGTTCCAGGGCTTCGCGCTGATCCTGCTGATCAAGGTACTGCTGGTGCTGCTGATGCTCGGCCTGGCCCTGTTCAACCGGGTGATGAGCCGGCATGGTCGGATCACCGTGCTGCGCCGAAGCGTCACCCTCGAATGGCTGCTGGGCCTGGGCGCAATACTCGCCGTCTCGCTGCTGGGCACGCTGCCACCGGTAGTGATGAACTGACCCACGCCACTCATCGCCCTCCCGTGCGCAATACGTAAAAAACCCGACTCAGATAGTCATCTATATGAATCCTTCAGGTATATTCCTTCGAACCGCGTAACAAGATATTACAAGAAGGGGTTTCCGTTGGATCTTTCACATGCCGCGTGGCTCGCCCACGACACTCGCCTGATCGTCTGCTGCCTCGCAGCCATCACCAGCATTATCGTGCTGATCAGCCTGACCAAGCTGCCGCCGTTCCTGGCGATCCTGATCGGTACCTTCATCGCCGGGCTCGGTGCGGCGTTGCCGCCGGAAGAAGTCGCCAAGGCCTTCAGCAAGGGCGCCGGCAGCCTGCTGGGCGAAGCCGGGATCATCATTGCCCTGGGTGCGATGCTCGGTGCGCTGATGGCGGAATCAGGCGCCGCCGACCGCATTGCCTCGACCCTGCTGCGCCACGCGAAAGGCAAGGCCCTGCCCTGGGTCATGGCACTGGTGGCGATGGTCATCGGCCTGCCGCTGTTCTTCGAGGTCGGGCTGGTGCTGATGGTGCCGGTGATCTTCGTCATCGCTCGACAGTCCGGCCAGCCGCTGCTCAAGGTGGCGATCCCGGCGCTGGCCGGCATGACCACCCTGCACGCGCTGATGCCTCCGCATCCGGGGCCGTTGATCGCGGTCAGCGCACTGCATGCCGACCTCGGCATGACCATGCTGCTGGGCTTGTGCATCGCCGTACCGGCAGTGATTCTCGCCGGCCCGCTGTATGGCATCTGGCTGGCGAAACGCCTCGACGTACAGGAACCGCCCGAACTCGGCGCGCTGTTCACCGCCAAGGTCGAAACCCGCCGCAAGCCGAGCTTTGCCGTCTCCCTGCTGATCATCCTGTTGCCGGTATTGTTGATGCTCGGCAGCACCTTGGCCAAGATCGCCATGGCACCGCAAGGCAACCTGGCACTCACTCTGAAGTTCCTCGGTGAACCGCTGATCGCCCTGGGCATCGCGGTGATCGCGGCAGTGATCTGCCTCGGCTGGTCGATCGGCATGGCCCGTGACCAGGTCGGCGGAGTGCTGCGCAAAAGCCTGGGACCGATTGCCGTGCTGCTGCTGACCATCGGTGCCGGCGGCGGCCTGAAGCAGACGCTGCTGGAGGTTGGCATCAGCGACACCATCAGCAAGGTCGCCAGCGGCGCGCACCTGTCCTATGTACTGCTGGCCTGGCTGATCGCCGTGGCCCTGCGCCAGGCGACGGGTTCGGCCACCGTGGCGACCACCACCACTGCGGGCATTCTCGCGCCACTGATGGCGGGCCTGGCAAGCACCCAGAGTTCGCTGGTGGCCTTGGCGATTGGCGCCGGCTCAGTGTTCTTCTGCCATGTGAACGATGCCGGTTTCTGGATGGTGCGCGAATACTTCGGCTTGCAGCTCAAACAGACGATCTGGGTCTGGTCGGTGTTGCAGACCATCGTTTCGGTGGTAGGGCTGGTGGGGGCGCTGCTGCTGTGGCAGTGGTTCCAGTGAGGCCAGCCTAGTCCTCTGAATAGGCGAAGTGCCTCAACACTTCGCCATCCATCCGGTAGCGCACCCACTCACTCTGGGGTTGCGCACCGATGGACTCATAGAAACGGATCGCCGGCTCGTTCCAGTCCAGTACGCTCCACTCCAGACGCCCGCAGTCATTGGCACAAGCGATCTTCGCCAGATGCCGCAGCAGCTTCTTGCCCGCCCCCGCTCCACGCTGTTGTGGCGACACATACAGGTCTTCCAGGTACAGGCCATTGCGACCCAGCCAGGTCGAGTAGCTGAAGAAGAACACCGCAAAACCGACCGGCTCGCCATCGCGCAGGCAAATCAGGCCATGGGCCGTGGCACCTTCGCCGAACAGGCTCCGCTCGATGTCCACGACACTGGCGATCACTTCGTGGCGGGCGCGTTCGTAGTCGGCCAGCTCCGTGATAAAGGCCAGGATCTGCGGCGCATCGCTGGGCCGGGCTTCGCGTATTTCGAGGGACATGGGTGCTTCCAGAATCAATGAAGTCACCCATGCTATTCGGATTGTGTTGCCGCTTGAATCTTTTCAGTGAAAATTCCTGCCCAGCAACAGGCAGGCGATCAGGGTCGGCACCAGAATCGCCAGAGCAGCGAGCCCCACCCCCAGCAGATGGGCCGACAACGCGCCTGCCATCGATTCGGTCGTTTCGCCCTCCTCACCCTTATTCATGACCCAGCACCTCTGCGCCAGGACGCGCCAGGTACAGCACCTCGTAGGCCTCGCGGGCCCGGTTGCGATCGGGCAAGGCCGACGACAGGGTGATCCGCACCAGCCGCCAGTTCGCGGTGTCCAGCGCCAGCAATACCGCGACAGTATCCTCCCGCCCCCGGATGACCTGGCTTTGCTCGATCTGTGCCGCGAGCAAGGCAGCCCGATCCGCCTCCGGCTCGACCTGCACGTGCTCACGATAAAGGGCCCGTGCCTCGGCGGCGTCACCCCACTGAACATCCAGCGCCAACCACGCCTCGATCTCGGGACGACCGAACGAATCGATCACTGTCTGGAAACGCTCGTCCATCAGAAATGCGCCCGCTGCGGCGGGCTCCGACCACAGGTAGACCGACGCATACTGATTGGCCAAGGCGCCGAAAACCCCACGCTCGCGGGCGATAAAGGCCTTGAACAGCAGGCCCGGAGTGTCGTCCCAGCGCGGCCCGAGCTCGCTGGCTCGACGACGGATCAGGCCCATGTCGTAGTGGGCGGGCAAGCGGTGTGAATAGTGTTTGGCAAACATGGCTGCGCTCCTGGGCAGATGACCGACGGGGGATAACCTGGAGCCAGCTTGCGCAATGTCATAAATCATAACAAGATATCGACATATATATGTGTGATAAGGATTTGATATGATCGATGGCGGTAAACCCCTCGATATCGATACCGTCCAGGCCTTTGTCCTGATCGCCGACCTCGCCAGTTTCACTCGGGCCGCCCAGGCCCTGGACACCTCCCAGGCGGCCATCAGCCTCAAGCTCAAGCGCCTGGAAGAACGCCTGGGTTACCGCCTGCTGGAGCGCACCCCGCGTCATGTGCGGCTGACGCCGTGTGGCGAACAGTTCATCCAGGCCGCGCGCAACCTGCTCCAGGCCCATGCCCGCGCGCTGGGCGACATGACCGCACCGCCGACCCGCCGCCTGGTCATCGGCATCAGCGATCATGTCGCCGGACCGGATCTGCCGGTGCTGCTGAGTCGACTGGCCCAATACGACCCGCTGCTGCTCATTGAAGTACGTATTGCCTCGTCCCGCGATCTGAGCGCGTCCTTCGACCGCGGTGAACTGGATGCGGCCATCGTCCGTCGCGAGGGTGACCGGCAGGACGGCGAAGTGTTGGTGGTCGAGCGCTTCG from Pseudomonas asplenii harbors:
- a CDS encoding cysteine hydrolase family protein, whose translation is MQVHSPQRSALLIIDMQVGLFHGPQQPWQGDQVLARITALIGQAREAWAPIFALRHTGPQGSPIAAGSAAWQVLPELGLDPAVDHLLDKTRPSCFFETGLAEQLDDAGVKRLIIVGMKSQYCVDSTCRLARDLGFEVVLVGDAHTCMETPGLSAQAIVEHHNATLNGAFVQVLSTAQVSF
- a CDS encoding histidine phosphatase family protein, with translation MSIRLSIVCHARTEAQRLGRFALDEPVEPKGLAKAAELASRLKKPVRILSAPETRAWQTAEALGSEIEIVPELGDYDFGEWQGLALSDLQESDPQGLEAWINQPQIAPPAGESVIELCARVGAWLDGFQEDGHFFVVTHPFVIRAAILHALQAGPSSFNAIDIEPLSVVDLRRNGRWRLRF
- the copC gene encoding copper homeostasis periplasmic binding protein CopC, whose product is MSSSRLKKILGTVVLLGGFAATDSAFAHAHLKSETPAADSTVSAPSELRLVFSEGVEAALTKVELSSGGAKVEVKSIATDPADKKVLVVTPATALQAGDYQVNWHAVSVDTHKSEGNYGFKVSH
- the copD gene encoding copper homeostasis membrane protein CopD yields the protein MLDAMVLCRFLHFTMVLSLFGACLLRPLLIGPAPSAVLDSQLLTMRRWMAALALFSAVAWLLLTIVGMTDDWADAIRLPTLQLVLGHTFFGKVWTWHLGLSLLLWIVLSTHAPPRVSLLLALLQVATLAPVGHGAMLDGVGGQLLMFNQLLHLSGVGAWVGGLMLLILVLSRPAGHEVERILRHFSTLGYLMVAVIIVTGLINVRVLTGALWPTPLFQGFALILLIKVLLVLLMLGLALFNRVMSRHGRITVLRRSVTLEWLLGLGAILAVSLLGTLPPVVMN
- a CDS encoding GntT/GntP/DsdX family permease; the encoded protein is MDLSHAAWLAHDTRLIVCCLAAITSIIVLISLTKLPPFLAILIGTFIAGLGAALPPEEVAKAFSKGAGSLLGEAGIIIALGAMLGALMAESGAADRIASTLLRHAKGKALPWVMALVAMVIGLPLFFEVGLVLMVPVIFVIARQSGQPLLKVAIPALAGMTTLHALMPPHPGPLIAVSALHADLGMTMLLGLCIAVPAVILAGPLYGIWLAKRLDVQEPPELGALFTAKVETRRKPSFAVSLLIILLPVLLMLGSTLAKIAMAPQGNLALTLKFLGEPLIALGIAVIAAVICLGWSIGMARDQVGGVLRKSLGPIAVLLLTIGAGGGLKQTLLEVGISDTISKVASGAHLSYVLLAWLIAVALRQATGSATVATTTTAGILAPLMAGLASTQSSLVALAIGAGSVFFCHVNDAGFWMVREYFGLQLKQTIWVWSVLQTIVSVVGLVGALLLWQWFQ
- a CDS encoding GNAT family N-acetyltransferase — protein: MSLEIREARPSDAPQILAFITELADYERARHEVIASVVDIERSLFGEGATAHGLICLRDGEPVGFAVFFFSYSTWLGRNGLYLEDLYVSPQQRGAGAGKKLLRHLAKIACANDCGRLEWSVLDWNEPAIRFYESIGAQPQSEWVRYRMDGEVLRHFAYSED
- a CDS encoding DUF4865 family protein, which translates into the protein MFAKHYSHRLPAHYDMGLIRRRASELGPRWDDTPGLLFKAFIARERGVFGALANQYASVYLWSEPAAAGAFLMDERFQTVIDSFGRPEIEAWLALDVQWGDAAEARALYREHVQVEPEADRAALLAAQIEQSQVIRGREDTVAVLLALDTANWRLVRITLSSALPDRNRAREAYEVLYLARPGAEVLGHE
- a CDS encoding LysR family transcriptional regulator, producing MIDGGKPLDIDTVQAFVLIADLASFTRAAQALDTSQAAISLKLKRLEERLGYRLLERTPRHVRLTPCGEQFIQAARNLLQAHARALGDMTAPPTRRLVIGISDHVAGPDLPVLLSRLAQYDPLLLIEVRIASSRDLSASFDRGELDAAIVRREGDRQDGEVLVVERFGWFAAPTWQQVPGSVLRLATLAAPCGVRHLAVRVLDDAGIAWTEVFVGGGVMAVGAAVSAGLGVAALAKRVAPAGAIEVGEQLGLPPLPLTEIILHARPTDARSQETLRALSATFRGVLER